Below is a window of Humulus lupulus chromosome 2, drHumLupu1.1, whole genome shotgun sequence DNA.
ttatatgcatgtttatgagtattaaatatgcatgtaggcccgttcTTATttataatggcatatttgtaattttggcccgttaagggcataaatgtgattatatgtgttaaatagtTGGGACCAcattaatatatagatatattcgCAGTATacggctcaaggcgatcctagtgagtggattaatGGTATagtcacactactacaaaatactcTTTACGGGACacatttttaggacacgcacataaatgcaagtccttaaaaatatttatggagtttttaggacactcattgagagtcctgaaaaaacacaatttaagacttgcaatgagtgtcctaaaaaaataagtaagtcctaaaaaaatatgggctaaaaaatgagtattttacttaacaattttaaagacttgctttgggagtccttaatactctcgagtcctaaaaacacctgagctgaaaaattaggaatggtggcttttaaggacttgctttgcgagtcctaaaagagtattaagggctCCTAaaacaagtccttaaaattgttaagtaaaagagCATAAAACCACTTattgtttaacatatttataaaattagtattagttaaaaataaattgttttattgattggaaaaatattttaaaataattttaatatataaatttactagttataatttttataatatatggcattatttatttatttaaaatttatatgaaaattaaaaaaatattaataaaaattaattaatatatttttaaaataaagttaattaAAGTGCACTTTTACCTAGTATTTAAATTAAATagcaatttaaattttaaataacaattattataagtttgaaaagaatttgtatagttgtgatttttaaaattatttttttatagtaTTAGGAGTATAAAATTGGGAGTTTtataatcacattttttttatctaaataatataatttgatttttatttataaaataaaaaatatatacatatacccAAATCCCTTTCTCCCACCCGATCCTTATACTTTCATTTCTCCCTCACTTTATCGCATTTTTTCTGCTAGGCCCGAACGACAACGGCAGGGGCTTGGGGAATGGTGGTCGACGGCGGCAAGGGGGTCGGGCTGTTCGGCGACAGGGGGCTCGGGGCTGGGCTCGACAGCAACGACTGGTGGCTCAGGGCTGGGCTCGACAGCAACGACTGGTGGCTCGAGGGCTGGGCTCGACGACGGGTGGGGGGGTCTCAGGTCTGGGCTCGACGGCGCAAGGGCTGGGCAGGACGTGGAGGCTTGGGGGCTCGTTGGGGCTGGACGGCGCGGAGGCTTGGTGGCTCGTTGGGGCTTGGTGGCCCATTCTCCGCCACGTGCAGAAGCCTCCAGGCTCTACTTTTGGACAACTAAATGATTGTTGGGGCATTGAACAATCTGAGGTATGCCCCTTAATCTGTCGCAGCTGGTGGAGCGGTGGCCTCGCAGGGGTCACGATGGTGGTCTATGTTCTAAGTATGCTTTCTTtgccaatttttttttccatatgtATATAGATTTgagaaatatatgtataaatattatatatatgaatagATTTATAATGCCTATATATTCTGTTTTGTAAGGTTTCGTATGAAGTTGTTTGGAGGCtttgatgtattccaattattTGGCTTGGtgtattttgagatttgggattcgTTGGCTTGGTGGCTGTGTGATTTGGGATTTAAATTTTTGCTTGTTTATCTTAAAATTTTCTTGTAACTCTAGGAAATTTTCGGGTTAGTTTCTGATATTATCTTTTGGATGTTTTTTGTCTTGAGCTGGAAAGTAGTGTAAGGAAACTAGGGCATATGGATCTCTTAAACTAATGGTTGGTGCTCTTCAAGTGTTTGAGAAATTGATGCAAAGAAACTACAGAATGTGATTTAATGAAACTATGAGTGATTCTAGTTTTTGTGTGCTCAAATTACTACTgccttttgttattattattgttagatgattaaatataatatatatttataattattttgctACTGAGTACTCTCAGTCATCATATGGACAGTTCAAATCCTGCCTTTGGAAGCAGTGGTGGACATATTGACGAAGTCCTGATTATAATCTTGTTAGATATTTCTTCACGTTGGCTTGTGCTCTCATGCTTGGAACCATTTTTTGGAAGGTTGGAACCAAAAGGTTAGTTCCGACTTGTCAGATTACATTTCTTAATTTCTATATGTTGGATACAAAAGGTGCTTACATGTTACTTTTTTTATCATATGATCAGGGAGAGCTCGACTGATCTGATTATGGTTATTGGTGCCATGTATGCTTCCGTGACGTTTTTGGGAATTAACAACTGCTCAACTGTACAACCTATAGTAGCCATTGAGAGAATTGTATTCTATCGTGAAAGAGCCGCTGGAATGTACTCTGCTTTGCCTTATGCCTTGGCACAGGTGAGTTTACCATAGTATAATGTTAGTTCAAGatttaaattatataaacttTGTCTCTAAACAAGCCCATTGACTGATGTTTGATCCCATTAACTTGCAGATGCTTACTGAAATACCATCTAGCTTTTTCTAAATTTT
It encodes the following:
- the LOC133819381 gene encoding ABC transporter G family member 29-like, with protein sequence MLGTIFWKVGTKRESSTDLIMVIGAMYASVTFLGINNCSTVQPIVAIERIVFYRERAAGMYSALPYALAQVYIEMHFFGAILDNIDS